One window of Acidobacteriaceae bacterium genomic DNA carries:
- a CDS encoding sodium:solute symporter family protein, with protein sequence MQPLAAMLLFQNRQLTHLSPVDIIILLLYFAVVVFIGFYVKGSTNTSEEFFLAGREMTAWIAGLSFVSANLGSLELMGWAGSAYQYGILATHWYWIGAIPAMLFLGIVMMPFYYISKTHSVPGYLQLRFGEGARGLAAISFGFMTILMSGVNMYAMALVMKVILGWDINFSIWVGAATVALYVMLGGLRSAIINEVLQFILIWAGAALIPILGLIEAGGWTNLKAQIAVNVGNTTYTHMWSTLGHFKDNPMGINWVGIVFGLGAIISFGYWTTDFLVVQRVLSAHNLRAAKMAPVLGAAFKMAVPLIVIVPGLLALGVLRDPNTHQIIHLVGQDQVSAAHPYSYNEVLPLMLIRYCGPGLLGLGITALVAGFMSGMAGNVSAFSTVWTYDIYGAYMNKKAPDKHYVLMGRWSTIVGMLISIGTAYLVMNAASIMDYVQALFSFFIAPLFGTVILGMLWKRATNWGGFLGLLAGTASSIGMWVYTNFGTAAHKADALAHIALSRDAQPMANDMFRALWSWIICVLVTIIVSYMTTPRPEAELNGLVYGATVIPDDGATTIWQKPIFWACVVAAVFVVLNIIFW encoded by the coding sequence ATGCAGCCATTGGCAGCGATGCTGCTCTTTCAGAACCGGCAACTTACGCATCTTTCGCCGGTCGACATCATCATCCTCCTCCTGTACTTCGCGGTGGTCGTATTCATCGGCTTCTACGTAAAGGGGTCGACGAATACCAGCGAAGAGTTCTTTCTGGCCGGCCGCGAGATGACGGCGTGGATCGCTGGATTGAGCTTCGTGTCGGCGAATCTTGGCTCGCTGGAACTGATGGGATGGGCGGGCTCGGCGTACCAGTACGGCATCCTGGCGACGCACTGGTACTGGATTGGCGCGATACCGGCGATGCTCTTTTTGGGCATCGTGATGATGCCCTTCTATTACATATCGAAGACGCACTCGGTACCCGGCTACCTCCAATTGCGGTTCGGCGAGGGAGCGCGGGGACTCGCGGCGATCTCGTTCGGTTTCATGACGATCCTGATGTCCGGCGTGAACATGTACGCGATGGCGCTGGTGATGAAGGTCATCCTTGGATGGGACATCAACTTCTCCATCTGGGTGGGGGCGGCGACAGTCGCGCTGTATGTGATGTTGGGCGGATTGCGGTCCGCGATCATCAATGAGGTGCTGCAGTTCATCCTGATCTGGGCGGGCGCGGCGCTGATTCCGATCCTGGGGTTGATCGAGGCCGGCGGCTGGACGAACCTGAAGGCACAGATCGCAGTCAACGTGGGAAATACCACCTACACGCATATGTGGTCGACGCTCGGGCACTTCAAAGACAACCCCATGGGAATTAACTGGGTCGGCATCGTCTTCGGGCTCGGCGCGATCATCTCGTTCGGCTATTGGACGACGGACTTTCTTGTCGTGCAGCGCGTGCTGAGTGCCCACAACCTGCGTGCGGCCAAGATGGCTCCGGTTCTCGGTGCGGCGTTCAAGATGGCCGTGCCACTTATCGTTATTGTTCCGGGCCTGCTAGCGCTCGGCGTGCTACGTGACCCGAACACGCATCAGATTATTCATCTCGTTGGTCAGGACCAGGTGAGCGCGGCGCACCCGTACAGCTACAACGAGGTGCTTCCGCTGATGCTGATCCGGTACTGCGGACCCGGTCTGCTGGGCCTTGGCATTACGGCTCTCGTTGCGGGCTTTATGAGTGGTATGGCTGGCAATGTTTCGGCGTTTTCGACCGTGTGGACCTACGACATCTACGGCGCGTATATGAACAAGAAGGCGCCGGATAAGCACTACGTGCTGATGGGCCGCTGGTCGACGATTGTCGGCATGCTGATCTCGATCGGAACCGCGTACCTGGTGATGAATGCGGCGTCGATCATGGATTACGTGCAGGCACTGTTCAGCTTCTTTATCGCGCCTTTGTTCGGCACGGTCATTCTGGGCATGCTGTGGAAGCGGGCCACGAACTGGGGCGGCTTCCTGGGATTGCTCGCGGGTACGGCCTCATCGATTGGGATGTGGGTCTACACGAACTTCGGCACTGCGGCACACAAGGCAGACGCGCTGGCACATATCGCACTTTCGCGCGATGCGCAGCCGATGGCCAACGACATGTTCCGGGCGTTGTGGAGCTGGATCATCTGCGTTCTGGTTACGATCATCGTCAGCTACATGACCACACCCAGGCCCGAAGCCGAACTGAATGGGCTTGTGTACGGCGCAACGGTGATTCCGGACGATGGCGCCACCACAATCTGGCAAAAGCCGATATTCTGGGCCTGCGTCGTCGCGGCGGTGTTCGTCGTGCTAAACATTATTTTCTGGTAG
- a CDS encoding L-fucose/L-arabinose isomerase family protein, translating to MGREMTMGVVVGNRGFFPSHLATSGRLEIVAALEAAGIKPIVLSPEETAHGAVETYEDAKRCAELFKKHANEIDGIIITLPNFGEERGLADTLRLADLRVPVLIQATPDSPGKMGIAFRRDSFCGKMSICNNLKQYGIPYTLTTLHTEAPDSAEFKADLAWFSAICRIVRGFRNLRLGAIGARPAAFNTVRYSEKLLERSGITVDTLDLSEVFGGISRLKDNDDAVQQKLAAIKGYIPINNTPEEALLKMSKLGVVIDKWMSSHELTISSVQCWTSMEEFFGVVPCTVMSMMSEKLIPSACEVDTLGTLSMYALSLASETPSALLDWNNNYGEDPNKAVCFHCSNLPKHFFREGVKMDYQLIIAGTVGKENTHGTLDGTVKAGDMSFARFSTLDLEGRIAGYCGQGRFTDDPLTTFGGAGVVEIPNLQNLLHYICENGFEHHVAANFSHTADAVYEAASKYLGWRMHRHQ from the coding sequence ATGGGTAGAGAGATGACAATGGGAGTCGTGGTCGGCAACCGCGGCTTTTTCCCGAGCCACCTGGCCACGAGCGGACGGCTGGAGATTGTCGCTGCGCTGGAGGCTGCCGGCATCAAGCCGATCGTGCTTTCGCCAGAGGAGACCGCGCATGGGGCCGTTGAGACTTATGAGGATGCGAAACGGTGCGCTGAGCTCTTCAAAAAGCACGCAAATGAAATCGATGGCATCATCATTACCCTGCCCAACTTCGGCGAGGAGCGTGGCCTGGCCGACACACTACGGCTGGCTGATCTGCGTGTTCCCGTTCTGATTCAGGCCACGCCGGATTCGCCCGGCAAGATGGGCATTGCCTTTCGTCGCGACAGCTTCTGCGGCAAGATGTCGATCTGCAACAACCTGAAGCAGTACGGCATTCCCTACACGCTGACCACACTGCACACGGAGGCACCGGACTCCGCGGAGTTCAAGGCAGATCTTGCCTGGTTTTCTGCGATCTGCCGAATTGTGCGCGGCTTCCGCAATCTGCGGCTGGGCGCAATTGGCGCTAGGCCGGCCGCGTTCAACACGGTGCGGTACTCGGAGAAGCTGCTGGAGCGATCCGGGATTACAGTGGACACGCTGGATTTGTCAGAGGTGTTCGGTGGTATTTCTCGTCTGAAAGACAACGACGATGCGGTGCAGCAGAAACTGGCCGCGATCAAGGGTTACATTCCAATCAACAACACGCCTGAAGAAGCGCTGCTGAAGATGTCGAAGCTCGGCGTAGTAATCGACAAGTGGATGAGTTCGCATGAGCTGACCATTTCTTCAGTTCAGTGCTGGACGTCGATGGAGGAGTTCTTCGGCGTGGTTCCCTGCACCGTGATGTCGATGATGAGCGAGAAGCTGATCCCGTCGGCATGCGAGGTGGACACGTTGGGCACGCTGTCGATGTACGCTTTGTCGCTGGCGAGTGAGACGCCTTCGGCGTTGCTGGACTGGAACAACAACTACGGCGAAGACCCGAACAAGGCGGTGTGCTTCCACTGTTCCAATTTGCCGAAGCACTTCTTCCGTGAAGGCGTGAAGATGGACTACCAGCTCATCATCGCCGGCACGGTGGGCAAGGAGAACACACACGGCACACTGGACGGGACCGTGAAGGCCGGCGATATGAGCTTCGCGCGATTCTCTACCCTGGACCTCGAGGGCCGGATCGCGGGCTACTGCGGGCAGGGACGGTTCACGGACGACCCGCTGACGACTTTTGGCGGCGCGGGTGTTGTCGAGATTCCTAATCTGCAGAACCTGTTGCATTACATATGCGAGAACGGGTTTGAGCACCACGTTGCGGCGAACTTTTCGCATACGGCGGATGCGGTGTACGAGGCTGCCAGCAAGTACCTCGGGTGGCGGATGCATCGACATCAATAG
- the ppk1 gene encoding polyphosphate kinase 1, producing MAAGATAIRRRTVKRKKGAVEPSVNPLESRYLNRDETWLEFNRRVLEEADDPTNPLLERVKFLAITASNLDEFLEIRVAGILQQIEEDLGSFQALDDTGLTLVQRLKRLGEHLHEFTREQAVAWNDRLALQLDAAQIRIVRWRQLSRADRAFATRYFEEQVDPLLTPVTIDPSHPFPRVLNKALCLALLLRLKRRARSTTPPSLGVITIPRSLPTLIQLPNGNGRHDFLLLDELIKAHADRMFRGYRVLGMGAFRVTRNSNLYLEEEESRTVLESVAEELHNRRKGDVVRMEIDSAASDEIVERLSLNFELDPWQIFATDAPVNLSRVMDLYNALHMPDLKFPEFHGRRVRLSKNSNDIFDELRKRDLLFHHPYDSYSAVENFIEAGTTDPNVVSIKQTLYRTNANSPIFRALTEAAQRIDVTVVVELMARFDEASNIRWARELEDAGVQVYHGVFGYKTHCKLAMLVRRDPDGELRSYVHLGTGNYNPVTARFYTDISLLTARPEITEAVQRVFRYLTAEWDAGPEAYRPLLVAPVTLATDFLGLIARETEHARAGRPARIITKINALVDLKTIDALYVASQAGVEIDLIVRGMCTLRPGIPGLSDRIRVRSVVGRFLEHSRIFWFQNGDSPEIFSGSADWMQRNLYERCEVVFPVLDAALANRLRNEILEAYLRDDTKARLMQPDGSYIRAQRKGAGFAAQDWLMAHALEAEAELAVTG from the coding sequence ATGGCGGCTGGAGCAACAGCGATACGACGGCGGACAGTCAAGCGGAAGAAGGGCGCGGTAGAACCCTCCGTGAATCCGCTGGAGAGTCGTTATCTGAACCGGGACGAGACGTGGCTTGAGTTCAATCGCCGTGTCCTGGAGGAGGCGGACGATCCTACGAATCCGCTGCTGGAGCGAGTTAAGTTTCTAGCGATCACAGCCAGCAATCTTGACGAATTTCTCGAGATCCGCGTGGCCGGCATCCTCCAGCAGATCGAAGAGGACCTGGGCTCCTTTCAGGCCCTGGACGACACAGGATTAACGCTTGTGCAGCGGCTTAAGCGCCTGGGTGAGCACTTGCATGAGTTCACGCGCGAGCAGGCAGTTGCATGGAATGATCGGCTCGCACTGCAATTGGACGCGGCGCAAATCCGGATCGTGCGCTGGCGGCAGCTCTCGCGAGCAGATCGCGCGTTTGCAACGCGTTACTTCGAAGAGCAAGTTGATCCGCTGCTGACGCCGGTGACGATCGATCCTTCGCATCCGTTCCCCCGAGTGCTGAACAAGGCTTTGTGTCTTGCGTTGCTGCTGAGACTGAAGCGTCGCGCCCGCTCCACGACGCCGCCATCGTTGGGCGTAATTACGATTCCGCGTTCGCTACCGACGCTGATTCAGTTGCCGAACGGAAATGGCAGGCATGATTTTCTTCTTCTTGATGAGCTCATCAAAGCGCACGCCGACCGGATGTTCCGTGGCTACAGAGTGCTGGGTATGGGCGCCTTCCGCGTGACTCGCAACAGCAATTTGTACTTGGAAGAGGAAGAGAGCCGCACGGTGCTGGAGAGCGTTGCGGAGGAGTTGCATAACCGGCGCAAGGGTGATGTGGTGCGCATGGAGATCGACTCGGCGGCGTCCGATGAGATTGTCGAGAGATTGAGCCTCAACTTCGAGCTCGACCCCTGGCAGATATTCGCGACGGATGCGCCAGTCAACCTTTCGCGCGTGATGGATCTGTATAACGCGCTCCATATGCCTGATCTCAAGTTCCCGGAGTTTCATGGACGACGCGTGCGATTGAGCAAGAACTCAAATGACATCTTTGACGAACTGCGCAAGCGTGATCTGCTCTTTCATCATCCGTACGACAGTTACAGCGCGGTCGAAAATTTCATTGAGGCCGGCACGACAGATCCGAACGTCGTATCGATCAAGCAGACGCTGTATCGCACGAACGCGAACTCGCCCATCTTTCGGGCTCTGACAGAGGCCGCGCAGAGGATCGATGTAACCGTGGTCGTTGAGTTGATGGCGCGATTTGATGAGGCGTCGAATATCCGCTGGGCGCGCGAACTGGAAGACGCCGGCGTGCAGGTGTACCACGGAGTTTTCGGATACAAGACGCACTGCAAGCTCGCGATGCTCGTGCGGCGCGATCCCGATGGCGAGTTGCGCAGTTATGTGCATCTTGGCACCGGCAACTACAATCCGGTGACGGCGCGGTTCTATACAGACATAAGCCTGCTCACTGCCCGGCCAGAGATTACTGAGGCAGTGCAACGGGTGTTCCGATATCTGACTGCCGAGTGGGACGCGGGACCCGAGGCGTATCGGCCACTGCTGGTAGCTCCGGTAACTTTGGCGACTGATTTTCTGGGGCTGATCGCGCGAGAGACCGAGCACGCAAGAGCGGGCCGTCCTGCGCGGATCATCACGAAGATCAATGCGTTAGTAGATCTGAAAACGATCGACGCTTTGTATGTTGCATCACAGGCGGGAGTCGAGATTGACCTGATTGTGCGCGGAATGTGTACTTTGCGGCCTGGAATTCCAGGTCTCAGCGACCGGATTCGCGTGCGCTCAGTCGTGGGGCGGTTCCTCGAGCACAGTCGAATTTTCTGGTTCCAGAACGGTGACTCTCCTGAAATTTTCTCGGGCAGCGCAGACTGGATGCAGCGAAACCTGTACGAGCGCTGCGAGGTGGTCTTCCCTGTTCTGGATGCTGCTCTAGCGAATCGCCTGCGCAATGAAATTCTTGAGGCTTACCTGCGCGACGATACGAAGGCGCGGCTGATGCAGCCGGACGGCTCTTACATTCGTGCACAACGCAAAGGTGCCGGATTCGCCGCGCAGGATTGGCTCATGGCTCATGCGCTGGAGGCCGAGGCTGAACTGGCGGTTACGGGGTAG
- a CDS encoding pitrilysin family protein, with protein MPNLKLYLPCFALALTTAWCPPRSSAQQSQAHDPFEKNLEARTAVKVLPNGLTLVLCERHEAPVFSFFTEVDAGSANDPSGESGLAHMFEHIAFKGTTEIGTSNYAAEKAALDKVETAYSAYDAELRKRVGQDPAKLATLKKTFDDSVAAAEKYVIPNQFSEIAEENGATDVNASTAEDTTQYFWSMPSNRLELWAYLESSRIGWPVAREFYKERDVVQEERRMRVDSSPEGRLVEEFLAAAYMAHPYGRPGVGWESEISQVSATEADAFHKKYYVPSNIVVAVVGDFNIKTALPMLERYFGAIPGGPAPEGMTTIEPKQTAERDVVMHEATQPIYLEGYHKPDYRSPDDAVYDAITDIFSNGRTSRLYRSLVRDQRIAVVAEGFSGFPGVKYPGLFAFYAVPMQGHTAEEMAPAIHKELEKLKTTDVSDAELERFKTRARADLLRSLGDNSTLANMLADYQTRYGDWQEMFGELDKIDAVSKADIRRVAQQIFVDSNRTTARIEFAPPHPPSPPVEPTPPPATTAPATTPLPPPSTTPDQPSQPKPAQPNTPAKPVTPPTTNPPANAPKTPQGSAGNGGAQ; from the coding sequence GTGCCTAATTTGAAGCTTTATCTCCCCTGTTTCGCGCTTGCGCTCACCACAGCATGGTGTCCTCCTCGATCGAGCGCGCAACAATCCCAGGCGCACGACCCGTTTGAGAAGAACCTGGAGGCACGCACGGCGGTCAAAGTGCTGCCGAATGGCCTCACGCTTGTCCTTTGCGAGCGTCACGAAGCGCCGGTCTTCAGCTTCTTCACCGAAGTGGATGCGGGCTCGGCGAACGATCCCAGCGGAGAGAGCGGCCTCGCCCACATGTTCGAGCACATCGCCTTCAAAGGGACGACCGAGATCGGGACGAGCAACTACGCGGCCGAGAAGGCGGCGCTGGATAAGGTCGAGACGGCCTACTCGGCCTACGACGCGGAGCTGCGCAAGCGCGTCGGCCAGGATCCGGCCAAGCTGGCGACGCTGAAGAAGACTTTTGACGACAGTGTGGCGGCGGCGGAGAAGTATGTAATTCCGAACCAGTTTTCCGAGATCGCTGAAGAGAACGGCGCTACGGACGTAAACGCGTCGACGGCCGAAGATACGACGCAGTACTTCTGGTCGATGCCTTCGAACCGGCTGGAGCTCTGGGCGTACCTTGAGTCGAGCCGCATTGGTTGGCCGGTAGCACGCGAGTTCTACAAAGAACGCGACGTGGTGCAGGAGGAACGGCGCATGCGCGTCGATTCTTCGCCCGAGGGCCGTCTGGTGGAAGAGTTTCTCGCGGCTGCGTATATGGCGCACCCGTACGGCCGGCCTGGCGTCGGATGGGAGAGCGAAATCTCGCAGGTGTCTGCGACTGAAGCGGACGCGTTTCACAAGAAGTACTACGTGCCGTCGAACATTGTGGTCGCGGTTGTTGGGGATTTCAATATCAAGACGGCGCTTCCGATGCTGGAACGGTACTTCGGCGCGATCCCTGGAGGACCGGCGCCAGAGGGCATGACCACCATTGAGCCGAAGCAGACCGCCGAGCGTGACGTGGTCATGCACGAGGCGACGCAGCCCATCTACCTTGAGGGCTACCATAAGCCGGACTACCGCTCGCCTGATGATGCGGTGTACGACGCGATCACAGATATCTTCTCGAATGGCCGCACCTCGCGGCTTTATCGCTCGCTTGTGCGCGACCAGCGGATCGCAGTGGTTGCGGAAGGATTCAGCGGATTTCCCGGAGTGAAGTATCCGGGTCTGTTCGCGTTCTATGCTGTGCCGATGCAGGGCCACACTGCCGAGGAGATGGCACCTGCGATTCACAAGGAACTCGAAAAGCTGAAGACGACGGACGTCTCTGACGCTGAGCTTGAGCGATTCAAGACGCGCGCACGAGCCGACCTGTTGCGTTCCCTGGGTGACAACTCGACGCTCGCGAATATGCTGGCCGACTACCAGACACGCTACGGCGACTGGCAGGAGATGTTTGGCGAGCTCGACAAAATTGATGCGGTAAGCAAGGCGGACATCCGGCGCGTGGCGCAGCAGATCTTTGTCGACTCAAATCGGACCACTGCACGAATCGAGTTTGCCCCGCCGCATCCACCATCGCCGCCTGTCGAGCCGACACCTCCTCCCGCAACAACCGCGCCTGCGACGACTCCGCTTCCGCCGCCGAGCACAACGCCTGATCAGCCTTCGCAGCCCAAGCCTGCTCAGCCGAACACGCCGGCGAAACCAGTGACTCCGCCAACAACGAATCCACCGGCAAACGCGCCGAAAACGCCACAAGGGTCAGCGGGCAACGGAGGTGCGCAATGA
- a CDS encoding pitrilysin family protein: MNIRTSRVYLATALLLVCAFEPALLPAQTAQPMQNRPGTEPWKSIPIPPLNAFKPAEPTRVTLPNGVQLFLVEDHELPFITGFVRIRGGSRDEPTEKVGLVSLYGQAWRTSGTVSTSGDVLDDQLAAKAASVETGGAQASTYVSWNSLAKDFDPVFATALDVLLHPNFQQSKLDLAKRSELTGILRRNDDASAIASREAIEIAYGSTNPYGRVPEIATVSAVKLDDLKAWHERTVVGANLIVGVIGDFKIPEMEAKLRAGFSSIPQGTQFPAAKIDFSEPKPGIYFANKGDVDQSNVYMVGLGTEERNPDFYALSVMNEVFSGGFGSRVVQEVRTKLGLAYEVGGSFGAAYDHPGLFAVGLGTKSSSTDAATKATLDEVRKLRTEPPTEAELRKAKDDLLNSFIFNYDSPEKVLGQQITLAVYGYPPDFLERYRAGVERVTAADVARVAQKYVQPERLAIVVVGNQSEITPPLNQLGPVTPLDITIPGAPPQASGMQ, from the coding sequence ATGAACATCCGCACCTCTCGTGTTTACCTTGCGACTGCGCTGCTCTTGGTTTGTGCTTTCGAACCGGCGCTGCTGCCTGCTCAAACCGCACAACCGATGCAGAATCGACCCGGCACAGAGCCGTGGAAGTCGATTCCGATCCCGCCATTGAACGCCTTCAAACCGGCGGAGCCCACGCGCGTAACGCTTCCCAACGGCGTCCAGCTCTTCCTCGTCGAAGACCACGAACTGCCCTTCATCACGGGCTTCGTGCGCATTCGCGGCGGAAGTCGCGACGAGCCTACAGAAAAAGTGGGCCTCGTCTCGCTCTACGGCCAGGCGTGGCGTACAAGCGGAACTGTAAGCACGTCAGGCGATGTGCTCGATGATCAGCTTGCCGCCAAGGCAGCCAGCGTCGAAACTGGCGGTGCACAGGCGTCTACGTACGTGAGCTGGAACAGCTTGGCGAAGGATTTTGACCCGGTCTTCGCGACTGCACTGGACGTGCTGCTGCATCCGAACTTCCAGCAATCGAAACTTGACCTCGCGAAACGGAGCGAGCTTACGGGCATCCTCCGGCGTAACGACGACGCCTCGGCGATTGCCAGCCGCGAGGCGATTGAGATCGCCTACGGTTCGACCAATCCTTACGGACGCGTCCCGGAGATCGCAACCGTATCGGCCGTCAAGCTGGATGATTTGAAAGCGTGGCATGAGCGGACCGTGGTCGGCGCAAATCTGATTGTCGGCGTGATTGGAGACTTCAAGATTCCGGAGATGGAGGCAAAACTCCGCGCAGGCTTCTCGTCGATTCCGCAGGGCACCCAGTTCCCTGCTGCGAAGATCGATTTCAGCGAGCCGAAGCCGGGCATTTATTTCGCAAACAAAGGCGACGTCGATCAGTCGAATGTCTACATGGTCGGCCTCGGCACAGAGGAGCGCAATCCGGACTTCTATGCGTTGTCGGTGATGAACGAGGTTTTCTCGGGCGGCTTCGGCTCGCGCGTTGTGCAGGAGGTTCGCACAAAGCTTGGGCTGGCCTATGAGGTCGGCGGCAGCTTCGGCGCTGCGTATGACCATCCAGGGCTGTTCGCTGTGGGTCTGGGAACGAAGAGCTCTTCGACGGATGCGGCGACCAAAGCGACCCTGGACGAGGTCCGAAAGCTCCGGACCGAACCGCCGACCGAGGCCGAGCTTCGCAAAGCCAAGGACGACCTCCTGAACAGCTTCATCTTCAACTACGATTCGCCGGAGAAGGTGCTGGGACAGCAGATCACGCTCGCGGTCTACGGATACCCGCCGGACTTCCTCGAACGTTACCGGGCAGGAGTCGAGCGCGTGACGGCGGCTGACGTGGCTCGGGTCGCACAGAAGTACGTACAGCCGGAAAGGCTGGCGATTGTGGTTGTTGGGAACCAGTCAGAGATAACGCCGCCGTTGAACCAGCTCGGGCCCGTGACGCCGCTCGACATCACGATTCCGGGAGCACCGCCGCAGGCCTCCGGCATGCAGTGA
- the pdxS gene encoding pyridoxal 5'-phosphate synthase lyase subunit PdxS — protein MPHKNGHNTNGSAASLRLKTGLAEMLKGGVIMDVMNVEQARIAEEAGAVSVMALERVPAMIRAEGGVARMANPKLIKEIMAAVSIPVMAKARIGHFVEAQVLQELGVDFIDESEVLTPADEQHHIDKHAFTTPFVCGAKNLGEALRRIAEGAAMIRTKGEPGTGDVVHAVTHMRTIVREIKALTVLDETELYAAAKTLQAPYELVRMVAETGKLPVPNFSAGGIATPADAALMMQLGAETVFVGSGIFMKERATPLDVEVHKDHTVFPNHKDYEAAVAKAQEERAEAVSRAKAIVLAAAHFNDPKIVAEASEAVTGTMKGLAAAGIEERDRMQTRGW, from the coding sequence ATGCCTCACAAGAACGGTCACAACACTAACGGCTCCGCCGCTTCGCTTCGCCTGAAAACCGGGCTCGCCGAGATGCTCAAAGGCGGCGTCATCATGGACGTTATGAACGTCGAGCAGGCCCGCATCGCGGAAGAGGCAGGCGCCGTCTCCGTCATGGCGCTGGAGCGCGTTCCGGCCATGATTCGGGCCGAAGGCGGCGTCGCCCGCATGGCGAACCCCAAGCTTATCAAGGAGATTATGGCCGCGGTGTCAATTCCGGTCATGGCGAAGGCGCGCATCGGCCACTTCGTCGAGGCGCAGGTTCTGCAGGAGCTCGGCGTCGACTTCATCGACGAGTCCGAGGTCCTGACTCCGGCGGACGAGCAGCACCACATCGACAAGCACGCCTTCACTACCCCGTTCGTCTGCGGTGCGAAAAACCTGGGCGAGGCGTTGCGTCGCATCGCGGAAGGCGCGGCCATGATCCGAACAAAGGGAGAGCCCGGGACGGGCGATGTGGTCCACGCCGTCACCCACATGCGCACCATCGTGCGTGAAATCAAAGCTCTCACTGTCCTCGACGAGACCGAGCTCTATGCCGCCGCCAAAACCCTGCAAGCTCCGTACGAGCTCGTTCGCATGGTTGCCGAGACCGGTAAGCTGCCCGTGCCGAACTTTTCTGCCGGCGGCATCGCCACACCCGCCGACGCTGCGCTCATGATGCAGCTGGGCGCCGAGACAGTCTTTGTGGGCTCCGGCATCTTCATGAAGGAGCGCGCCACCCCACTCGACGTCGAAGTTCATAAGGATCACACCGTCTTCCCGAACCACAAAGACTATGAGGCGGCCGTCGCCAAAGCACAGGAAGAACGCGCTGAAGCGGTCTCCCGCGCCAAAGCGATCGTGCTTGCAGCCGCACACTTCAACGATCCAAAGATCGTCGCCGAAGCCAGCGAAGCTGTTACCGGGACGATGAAGGGCCTTGCTGCCGCCGGCATCGAAGAGCGTGATCGCATGCAGACGCGCGGCTGGTAG
- the pdxT gene encoding pyridoxal 5'-phosphate synthase glutaminase subunit PdxT has translation MSTNSSRTGIKTGVKIGVLALQGAFDVHAKRLAELGASAHLVRKPDDLADLDGLVIPGGESSTFLKHLERAGFYDVLDTFVRSRPVFGTCAGCILLAKEVTNPPQRSFAVLDIAVERNAYGRQNDSVILNAPTMLPGGPMEMVFIRAPRISHIGPGVEILARRDDDPVLVRSGRILAATFHPELSEDRRVHQLFLDIVLENRAT, from the coding sequence GTGAGCACCAATTCTTCCCGGACCGGCATCAAGACTGGCGTAAAGATCGGCGTCCTCGCTCTCCAGGGCGCCTTTGACGTCCACGCAAAGCGGCTCGCCGAACTGGGCGCCTCCGCGCACCTCGTCCGCAAGCCGGACGATCTCGCCGACCTCGACGGGCTGGTTATCCCGGGAGGCGAATCCAGCACCTTCCTCAAGCACCTCGAACGCGCCGGCTTCTACGACGTCCTTGACACGTTCGTACGCTCCAGGCCCGTCTTCGGAACCTGCGCCGGCTGCATCCTGCTTGCGAAAGAGGTCACGAACCCGCCGCAGCGCAGCTTCGCCGTACTCGACATTGCGGTTGAGCGGAACGCATACGGCCGGCAGAATGACTCGGTCATTCTCAACGCGCCCACCATGCTGCCCGGAGGCCCGATGGAGATGGTCTTCATTCGCGCGCCACGAATCAGTCACATAGGGCCGGGCGTTGAAATCCTTGCCCGCCGCGATGATGATCCCGTACTCGTTCGCTCTGGGCGCATCCTCGCTGCGACGTTTCACCCAGAGCTCTCCGAAGACCGCCGCGTTCATCAACTCTTCCTCGACATTGTTCTCGAGAATCGCGCGACCTGA